One genomic segment of Stigmatopora argus isolate UIUO_Sarg chromosome 3, RoL_Sarg_1.0, whole genome shotgun sequence includes these proteins:
- the LOC144071985 gene encoding protein Bouncer-like translates to MRQLLHAAMFIFCLMPVTVCGKLHCLFRPLLENDYKFEPIVTECPPGEVCFKVEARYGNYSALSGSGCLPKTVCGQERPLTYKGAVYTMSYACCQRPYCNACVGLVANAIITVTLVTVAVMIVT, encoded by the coding sequence ATGCGGCAGCTCCTGCACGCTGCCATGTTCATCTTCTGCCTCATGCCAGTCACAGTGTGTGGGAAGCTTCACTGCCTCTTCCGGCCCCTCCTGGAAAATGACTATAAATTTGAGCCCATTGTGACTGAGTGCCCCCCAGGCGAGGTGTGCTTCAAAGTGGAAGCTCGCTACGGCAACTACAGCGCCCTGTCTGGAAGCGGCTGCTTGCCGAAGACGGTCTGCGGCCAGGAGCGCCCGCTCACTTACAAGGGAGCTGTCTACACCATGAGCTACGCTTGCTGCCAACGGCCATATTGCAACGCCTGTGTAGGCCTCGTTGCCAATGCTATCATCACTGTAACACTTGTGACTGTTGCTGTGATGATTGTAACCTGA